The genomic segment AAAGCTACACCAGCTCATACAAGGTATCTTGAGCCTCTGCTTGCAAGGCTTCTAGATCCTCCTCCGAGAGGCGCTTCACATAATTCACCTTCACCTCTTCCAAGAAGATGCTCAGCAGTGATTCAATTTCTTTCACCGTGGCTTCCTGGGTAATGGCTTCTTGGCGGCTAGCTTTCCCAAGGCTTTCCAGCACTTTTTGGGTCAGGGCTGCTCCTTTCTCATCTTCCAGCATTCCCTTAAGAACGCCATAAAATTGGCTGGAGAACTGACTAACAAGAGTATTGATTAGCTGATCAGAACTGCGTTCAAAGTTGGGCACATTAAGCAGACCTTGGTAAACCGGTGTTCCCTGCAAAGCAGAGTTTACACTATGGCACAAGAGCGCATCTAGATCGGGCTTCACCTGAGGCAAGACATGATCCAGCATCAAGGCGGAAATCCGCTGGGAGATCACCTCTATTTCATTGATACCGTTGAGGTTGATATAGCTTTGGGTGCTGCTACCCGATCGCAGCAGGAACTGACGAACATCTCCACCCTGAATCAAATTCTTGACCTGATCGATGGCGCGAATAATCACCACTTCCGTTAGCTCAATCGCGAAGTGGGTCACCAAGGCGCGGCGAATGCGGTTGCTCACAAAGGCAAGATGAACGAGCTTGGCTTGCCCCAAACGCACGGTCACTGGGATAACCCGCAACCACCGCCAAAACGGTATAAAAAACAGCAAATCATACCAGCGCCAAATGATGGCATCTAACCAGTTGGTGCCGTTATAGCGACGGCTGAGGTAAATGGTGCGCAGCAAAAATTCTAGCCCCAGCACGCCAATAAACCAGCGATCGATCAACCAAAAATTATCCGTAGGTCGTCCATCTTCACCAATCCCTCGAAAGTAATTGGTGGCAATTAACGGCGCAATATCCTCGCGGAAAAAGCGCATGGAGTCTGCCCACCCAGCTTCACTGAGGTAGGTGACCGTCCAAAATTCGTTAAACGCCTGCTTGGCTGAATCGTTGTCGGTGCGATCGCGCATCCGGTTTTTGATGCGTTCTAAGGTGCCCGATTTATTGGCGATCGCAAAGGGATTTTCGTCGATCATCTCATCACTGAGGATGCGCAGCTCCTCCAGCAGATCCCCAGATCGGTCGGATGAAAGCCCTTGATTGGCGACCTGGGCCTCTAGCTCTGCCACGATTTCTAGGTAGGCGGCGGTGGCCCGGTGAGGTTCCATCCCCTTAAACTGCTCACCATAGGTAGCCGTAAATTCTGGAAAATTGCGCAGGTAGAAATCCCGAAAGGGAACATAGCTGAGATCAAAGACCAGAAGCCCCAAGTTGACTAAGGCAAGCATCGCCATGCCTCGCTCAAACCAGAAATTTTTATGTAAGCTACGCTTGCGAGCCGGTCGAGATAAAGCCATGGCAATGTAAATGGGACAATACAGCGAGGGTTCCGTAAAACTAACCCCCTGCTCAGTGTAAAAGATTCCTCTCCCTCCTGAGACCTCCCTTCCGACAGAAACCTGGGTTACGATGATGAAAGTAATGTAACAAATCGTAATCTTTCGCCAAACCTATGCAATCTATCCTGACTCCGGTTTCTGGGCATGTCTGGCAGTGGCGTGATCAGTCTATTTACTACGTGAAAGCTGGGCAACGGCAGGGACAGCGCCCGCCGCTGTTGCTCGTCCATGGGTTTGGAGCCTCCACCGACCACTGGCGGAAGAACGTGGCGGAACTGCAGCAAGATTTTGAGGTTTGGGCCATTGATCTACTGGGATTTGGGCGATCGGCAAAACCGGAGATGCAGTACAGCGGCGATCTCTGGCGCGATCAGCTCTACGACTTCATCACCGAGGTGATTCAAGCCCCGGCGGTGGTGGCGGGCAATTCCTTGGGCGGCTATGCCTGTCTCTGCGTAGCGGCCCAGCGATCCGATGCTGTGCAAGGCCTGGTCTTGCTCAACAGCGCCGGGACGTTTACCAGCAGCACGCCGACGTCAGCCAAGCCCACCCTGGGCAGGGCCATTCGGCAAACAATTCAATCGGTCTTACTACAACCAGTGCCCAGCTACCTGCTGTTTCAATACAGCCGACGGCGATCGACGATTCGTAAAACCTTGGAGAAAGTCTATTTAGACAAAACAGCCGTCACCGATCAACTGGTGGAAGACATCTATCGTCCCTCCTGCGATCGCGGTGCAGCTCAGGTGTTTGCCTCAATCTTTAAGTCGCCCCAGGGCGAAAAGGTGGATGTGTTGCTCCAGCAGCTAGCCTGTCCGTTGCTGATGCTGTGGGGCGAGGGCGATCCTTGGATGAATACCCGAGAGCG from the Leptolyngbya sp. CCY15150 genome contains:
- a CDS encoding alpha/beta fold hydrolase; its protein translation is MQSILTPVSGHVWQWRDQSIYYVKAGQRQGQRPPLLLVHGFGASTDHWRKNVAELQQDFEVWAIDLLGFGRSAKPEMQYSGDLWRDQLYDFITEVIQAPAVVAGNSLGGYACLCVAAQRSDAVQGLVLLNSAGTFTSSTPTSAKPTLGRAIRQTIQSVLLQPVPSYLLFQYSRRRSTIRKTLEKVYLDKTAVTDQLVEDIYRPSCDRGAAQVFASIFKSPQGEKVDVLLQQLACPLLMLWGEGDPWMNTRERSAKFKQYYPHLTEHYLQAGHCPHDEVPEQVNALLKDWVLALAV